A single Brevundimonas sp. M20 DNA region contains:
- the rnhA gene encoding ribonuclease HI, with translation MSHVIIHTDGACKGNPGPGGWGAILQAGGGHEKELWGGEPLTTNNRMELMGAIMALEALTRPCRVDLHTDSKYVMQGITEWIRGWKARDWKTADKKPVKNDDLWKRLDAARARHEVKWHWVKGHAGHELNERADGLANRGCEEAMDKR, from the coding sequence ATGAGTCACGTCATCATCCACACCGACGGCGCCTGCAAGGGCAATCCGGGGCCCGGCGGCTGGGGCGCCATCCTTCAGGCCGGGGGCGGCCATGAGAAGGAGCTGTGGGGCGGCGAGCCGCTGACCACCAACAACCGGATGGAGCTGATGGGCGCGATCATGGCGCTGGAGGCCCTGACACGCCCGTGTCGCGTCGATCTGCATACGGACAGCAAATATGTGATGCAGGGCATCACCGAATGGATCCGGGGCTGGAAGGCGCGGGACTGGAAGACGGCCGACAAGAAGCCGGTCAAGAACGACGACCTGTGGAAACGCCTCGACGCCGCCCGCGCGAGACATGAGGTGAAGTGGCACTGGGTCAAGGGTCACGCCGGGCATGAGCTGAACGAGCGCGCCGACGGCCTCGCGAACCGGGGCTGCGAAGAAGCCATGGACAAACGCTGA
- the tatB gene encoding Sec-independent protein translocase protein TatB, which yields MEYVVIAIVALLVVGPERLPAMLNKLGKLVARARNMANEFRHSFDEMARQSELDDLRKEVEALRTGQSRMMPLGAEAEATFKSISDDLNRPLNAPSPAPALTGPEEWPDAAPVMEPLEAEPEAKPAAKARKAPVSTATSKAKPAAKAAAAKPAPAKKATAPSPAKPSAKAPAKPRPKTTRKKAVEL from the coding sequence ATGGAATACGTTGTGATCGCCATCGTGGCCCTGCTTGTCGTGGGGCCCGAACGGCTGCCCGCCATGCTGAACAAGCTGGGCAAGCTGGTCGCGCGCGCGCGCAACATGGCCAATGAGTTCCGCCACAGCTTCGATGAGATGGCCCGCCAGTCCGAGCTGGACGACCTGCGCAAGGAGGTCGAGGCCCTGCGGACCGGCCAGAGCCGCATGATGCCGCTGGGCGCCGAGGCCGAGGCTACGTTCAAAAGCATCAGCGACGACCTGAACCGCCCGCTGAACGCTCCCTCGCCCGCTCCCGCCCTGACCGGTCCCGAGGAATGGCCTGACGCCGCGCCGGTCATGGAGCCGCTGGAGGCCGAGCCCGAAGCGAAGCCCGCGGCCAAAGCCCGCAAGGCCCCCGTCTCCACAGCGACTTCGAAAGCGAAGCCGGCTGCGAAAGCCGCGGCCGCCAAGCCCGCTCCGGCGAAGAAGGCTACCGCCCCGTCCCCGGCCAAGCCCTCGGCCAAGGCGCCTGCCAAGCCCAGGCCGAAGACCACTCGCAAGAAGGCTGTCGAGCTGTGA
- a CDS encoding twin-arginine translocase TatA/TatE family subunit: MGAMSIWHWVVVGLIVLLLFGGRGKLSGLMGDAAKGVKAFRDGLKDTDENKPKDERAGALPRTDAEKEDLKS, translated from the coding sequence GTGGGCGCTATGAGCATCTGGCACTGGGTCGTTGTGGGCCTGATCGTCCTTCTGCTGTTCGGCGGTCGCGGCAAGCTGTCCGGTCTGATGGGCGACGCCGCCAAGGGCGTGAAGGCCTTCCGTGACGGCCTGAAGGACACCGACGAGAACAAGCCGAAGGACGAACGCGCGGGCGCCCTGCCCCGCACGGACGCCGAAAAAGAAGACCTGAAGTCGTAA
- a CDS encoding NfeD family protein, protein MDALIELHTAQPFWIWLALGVILLAVEAAFSTEWLLWPAVAAGVVAVLTAIGLSPGFWGEVALFAALTVAATLLSRRLVQKVNPSDVPDINARDSRLIGQRAQVVQTFVDGRGRVFVSGAEWSAVIEGKAPAAGESVIVESIDGPLLKVRAT, encoded by the coding sequence ATGGACGCCCTGATCGAGCTCCACACCGCCCAGCCCTTCTGGATCTGGCTGGCGCTGGGCGTGATCCTGCTGGCGGTCGAGGCGGCCTTCTCGACCGAGTGGCTGCTGTGGCCCGCCGTGGCGGCCGGGGTGGTGGCGGTGCTGACCGCCATCGGCCTGTCACCCGGCTTCTGGGGCGAGGTCGCCCTGTTCGCCGCCCTGACCGTCGCCGCGACCCTGCTGTCGCGCCGTCTGGTGCAGAAGGTGAACCCGTCCGACGTCCCCGACATCAACGCCCGCGACAGCCGCCTGATCGGCCAGCGGGCGCAGGTGGTCCAGACCTTCGTTGACGGTCGCGGTCGGGTCTTCGTCTCGGGCGCGGAGTGGTCGGCGGTGATCGAGGGTAAGGCGCCGGCGGCCGGTGAGAGCGTCATCGTCGAAAGCATCGACGGTCCTCTGCTGAAGGTGCGGGCGACTTAA